One genomic segment of Scophthalmus maximus strain ysfricsl-2021 chromosome 3, ASM2237912v1, whole genome shotgun sequence includes these proteins:
- the LOC118313768 gene encoding golgin subfamily A member 7 isoform X1 codes for MAETHSLQDMRQQAAVAAKVFIQRDYTNGTVCQFQTKFPSELETRLDKQQFEETVRTLNNLYAEAEKLGSQSYIEGCLACLTAYTVFLCMETHYEKVLKKITKYIQEQNDKIYAPRGLLLTDPIERGLRVVSCTSVSVLAGIYSFLSSLSHVSTGTWILSQTLSSCVDRGHHLRRQKPD; via the exons ATGGCAGAG ACCCACAGCTTGCAGGACATGAGGCAGCAGGCGGCCGTCGCTGCCAAAGTCTTCATCCAGAGAGACTACACGAATGGCACCGTGTGCCAGTTCCAAACCAAGTTCCCCTCCGAGCTGGAGACCAGG TTGGACAAACAGCAGTTTGAGGAGACGGTGCGGACGCTCAACAACCTGTACGCCGAAGCCGAGAAGCTGGGGAGCCAGTCGTACATTGAAGGCTGCCTGGCCTGCCTCACGGCGTACACCGTCTTCCTGTGTATGGAGACTCATTATGAGAAG GTTTTGAAGAAGATCACCAAGTACATTCAGGAGCAGAACGACAAGATCTATGCACCACGAGGCCTCCTGCTCACGGATCCCATTGAGAGAGGCCTGCGAGTTGTATCCTGCACCTCAGTGTCTGTTTTAGCTGGAATATACAGTTTCCTGTCTTCTCTGTCCCATG TGTCGACTGGGACCTGGATCCTTTCTCAGACACTGTCGAGCTGCGTCG ATCGAGGTCACCATCTTCGAAGACAGAAGCCTGACTAG
- the LOC118313768 gene encoding golgin subfamily A member 7 isoform X2 translates to MAETHSLQDMRQQAAVAAKVFIQRDYTNGTVCQFQTKFPSELETRLDKQQFEETVRTLNNLYAEAEKLGSQSYIEGCLACLTAYTVFLCMETHYEKVLKKITKYIQEQNDKIYAPRGLLLTDPIERGLRVIEVTIFEDRSLTR, encoded by the exons ATGGCAGAG ACCCACAGCTTGCAGGACATGAGGCAGCAGGCGGCCGTCGCTGCCAAAGTCTTCATCCAGAGAGACTACACGAATGGCACCGTGTGCCAGTTCCAAACCAAGTTCCCCTCCGAGCTGGAGACCAGG TTGGACAAACAGCAGTTTGAGGAGACGGTGCGGACGCTCAACAACCTGTACGCCGAAGCCGAGAAGCTGGGGAGCCAGTCGTACATTGAAGGCTGCCTGGCCTGCCTCACGGCGTACACCGTCTTCCTGTGTATGGAGACTCATTATGAGAAG GTTTTGAAGAAGATCACCAAGTACATTCAGGAGCAGAACGACAAGATCTATGCACCACGAGGCCTCCTGCTCACGGATCCCATTGAGAGAGGCCTGCGAGTT ATCGAGGTCACCATCTTCGAAGACAGAAGCCTGACTAGATAA